A single Phoenix dactylifera cultivar Barhee BC4 chromosome 1, palm_55x_up_171113_PBpolish2nd_filt_p, whole genome shotgun sequence DNA region contains:
- the LOC103701530 gene encoding pentatricopeptide repeat-containing protein At2g18940, chloroplastic produces the protein MEGTLFPNRPTLPTQTTKPPQKPSNHPTRFNLSLPPPPPSPSKSIPLDSLLQHLTEENRTTPSHKNPTFPSLELALSSIHEEKPSPASLPRLGNGEEGFRGGLQDRRLEFLSRKGKSLLNSIIKQPLPALNSYLESAKDEIFGLDLISLLKGLERSGNWERALLLFEWVASNPDVRGAKLDAPAIEVIVRVLGRQSQHSIASKLFDSIPLEDYCLDIRAYTTLLHAYSRAGKYDRAIALFEQIKEKGLSPTLVTYNVVLDVYGRMGRSWNRISALLNEMKSSGVAFDEFTCSTVISACGRGGLLEEASEFFRQVKSQGFVPGIVTYNSLLQVYGKAGNYTEALSVLKEMEDNNCTPDAVTFNELVATYARAGFYEEGAAVLDKMTNKGIMPNSVTYTTVINAYGKAGKENEALALFDRMKKLGCVPNVCTYNTILGMLGKKSQLEEMLNILCEMKSNGCVPNRITWNTMLAMCGKRGMEKYVSQVFGEMKNRGVQPDRDTFNTLIAAYGRCGLGTHALRMYDKMVRAGFSPCLTTYNALLNAIARKGDWVAAESVMQDMRNKGFKPNELSYSLLLQCYAKGKHIEGIEAMEKEVYDGRVFPSWVILRTLVLANFKCRLLNGMEKAFEELKRNGYRPDLVILNSMISIYAKHGMYGRARDMHDLIHQSGLQPDLITYNSLMDLYARAGECWESEDMLRQLQRSGIKPDVVSYNTVINGFCKQGLMHEAMRILSEMMAKGIPPCLVTYNTFIGGYVNLEMFSEASDVISYMMQHDHKPTELTYRTMVDGYCKAKRCEEATEFVSNILQVDPSFNEQLVHKLIRRVQENVQSWQRSS, from the coding sequence ATGGAGGGAACCCTCTTCCCCAACCGGCCAACGTTGCCAACCCAAACCACAAAACCACCTCAAAAACCCTCAAATCATCCCACGAGATTCAACCtttccctcccccctcctcccccctctccctccAAGTCCATTCCCTTGGACTCCCTACTCCAACACCTCACCGAAGAGAATCGCACCACCCCGTCCCATAAAAATCCCACCTTTCCTTCCTTGGAGCTCGCCCTGTCGTCAATTCACGAGGAGAAGCCCTCCCCGGCCTCCCTGCCTCGGCTCGGCAATGGCGAAGAGGGCTTCCGAGGAGGCCTACAGGACCGCCGCCTGGAATTCCTCTCCAGAAAAGGCAAGTCTTTGCTCAATTCCATCATCAAACAGCCTCTCCCCGCATTGAATTCCTATCTGGAATCGGCAAAAGATGAGATTTTTGGCCTGGATTTGATCAGCCTTTTGAAGGGGCTCGAGCGCTCGGGGAATTGGGAGAGAGCCCTCCTCTTGTTTGAATGGGTCGCCTCCAATCCGGACGTCAGAGGAGCCAAATTAGATGCCCCGGCAATCGAAGTCATCGTTCGGGTGCTGGGCAGACAATCCCAGCATTCCATTGCCTCCAAGCTGTTTGATTCTATTCCACTGGAGGACTACTGTCTTGATATCCGTGCGTACACTACCTTGCTCCATGCCTATTCCCGGGCAGGCAAGTACGATAGAGCCATTGCCTTATTTGAACAGATCAAGGAGAAAGGACTATCGCCCACCTTGGTCACCTACAATGTAGTGCTTGATGTATATGGTCGCATGGGCCGGTCTTGGAATAGGATATCGGCCCTTCTGAATGAGATGAAGAGCAGCGGGGTGGCTTTCGATGAGTTCACTTGTAGCACTGTCATATCGGCTTGTGGAAGGGGAGGGCTGTTAGAGGAGGCATCAGAGTTCTTCAGACAAGTTAAGTCTCAGGGCTTTGTTCCAGGGATTGTCACGTATAATTCTCTGTTACAGGTGTATGGGAAGGCAGGAAATTATACCGAGGCACTGAGTGTTTTGAAGGAAATGGAGGATAATAACTGCACCCCAGATGCTGTTACTTTCAATGAGCTCGTAGCAACATACGCTAGAGCTGGTTTCTATGAAGAAGGGGCAGCCGTGTTAGATAAGATGACTAATAAGGGTATCATGCCCAACTCTGTTACGTACACCACTGTTATAAATGCCTATGGTAAGGCTGGAAAGGAGAATGAGGCTCTGGCTTTGTTTGATCGAATGAAGAAGTTGGGTTGCGTTCCAAATGTGTGCACATATAATACTATTCTCGGAATGCTTGGGAAGAAATCACAGTTGGAAGAGATGTTGAACATACTTTGTGAGATGAAGTCTAATGGGTGTGTCCCCAATAGGATTACATGGAACACAATGCTGGCAATGTGTGGTAAAAGGGGTATGGAGAAGTATGTGAGCCAGGTGTTTGGAGAGATGAAGAACAGAGGGGTTCAACCTGATCGTGATACCTTCAACACTCTGATCGCTGCATATGGCCGGTGTGGGTTGGGGACTCATGCTTTGAGGATGTATGATAAGATGGTTAGGGCTGGCTTTAGCCCTTGCCTTACTACCTACAATGCACTATTGAATGCGATAGCTAGGAAAGGTGATTGGGTAGCTGCAGAGTCTGTTATGCAAGATATGAGGAACAAGGGCTTCAAGCCTAATGAACTATCATATTCTTTGTTGCTCCAATGCTATGCAAAGGGAAAACACATCGAAGGGATTGAAGCAATGGAAAAAGAAGTTTATGATGGTCGGGTCTTCCCAAGCTGGGTGATCTTACGAACACTTGTGCTTGCCAACTTCAAGTGTAGATTGTTGAACGGCATGGAGAAAGCATTTGAGGAACTGAAGAGGAATGGGTACAGGCCTGATTTAGTTATCCTCAATTCAATGATTTCAATCTATGCAAAGCATGGGATGTATGGCCGGGCTCGTGATATGCATGATTTGATCCATCAGAGTGGGCTGCAGCCTGATCTCATCACATATAATAGCTTAATGGACTTGTATGCCAGAGCTGGAGAGTGCTGGGAATCAGAAGATATGCTGAGGCAACTTCAAAGGTCAGGAATTAAACCAGATGTAGTTTCTTATAACACTGTGATCAATGGATTTTGCAAGCAAGGGCTCATGCATGAAGCCATGAGGATTCTGTCAGAGATGATGGCTAAAGGTATTCCTCCTTGCTTGGTGACTTATAATACCTTCATTGGTGGTTATGTGAATTTGGAGATGTTCAGTGAAGCTAGTGATGTTATCAGCTACATGATGCAGCACGACCACAAGCCTACTGAACTGACATATAGGACTATGGTTGATGGTTACTGTAAAGCAAAAAGATGTGAAGAAGCCACGGAATTTGTATCCAACATTTTGCAAGTAGACCCATCTTTCAATGAGCAGTTGGTGCATAAGCTTATTCGCCGCGTACAGGAGAATGTTCAGTCATGGCAACGATCCAGCTAA